Below is a window of Arabidopsis thaliana chromosome 2, partial sequence DNA.
AAATGTGTTAAATCGTAAGCCCTAAAAACTCTATGATATTTGTTATAGACAGagtcaaaacaaaagttcTTAACCTCTTATGCTACATCTTTGGATTCTACCAAATCTTCTTGCACTCTTTAAAAAcgtattacaaaaaaaaaaaaaaaaaaaaaaaaactcaaatgagAATGCAGGAGTGGCTAGAGATTTTACTGATTCACACTCTTATTGATTCATCATCTTTATCACCACAAAGACTCAGAGTAATGAATAGAATCATATCATCACAAGGATCAGatttgatcaaacaaaaactctctCAACACACTTCCTTCTTCGGCATCAAGCTATGGATCCTCATCACAGCTTCTGCCTCCATAGCCTTCCTCTTAGTTCTGATAATTTCTGtcctcctctgtttcataTTTCACAGGAGAAGATGTAGCCAAGAACCATTCAGACTAAGATCAAAGCTTTGTCTACCTTTATCACACATTCCCTTAACTAACAAACAACAGATTCCTTATAACCGTTGCGGCGACGATATAGAGAGCCAGAGAATCTCTCAGGTTGGTTGGTCCTCTGCTCGTCTTTCCTACTACACACGCAGCTTCTCCTCTACCGGCAGCTTTGGAAGCTTCAATGTGTTTACGTTCATGGAGATCAAGAACGTGACAGATAGTTTTGCAGATGATAATGTGATTACTAAAGGAGATTCTTCAACGGTGTATCGCGGAATCTTGATGGGTACAGTCACTGTTGCTGTCAAACGATTCCTTCCAaggtttttacatttttgctTGATGTCCTCGTATATCTTAGAATCTTAATATTTTGATCTGAGATAAAGAGTAATAGCAGGTATGAAGATAAAGATTTCATTACAAAAGCTGAGATGATTGCAAATGTTAGACACAAGAATGTTGTGAGACTCCTTGGATACTGCATAGAAGGAGATGAGAggtatatagatatataaccTATGATGTGTGACTTACgttaaaattaatttagacTCATACTTAAGTCTGTATAAATTTTAGGGTTCTTGTATATGAATACGCTGAGAAAGGCGATTTGCACGAATGGCTTCATGGATCTGCAGGAAGAAATCGGCCTCTGACTTGGAGAAAGAGGATGAAGATCATTCAAGGAGTAGCAAAAGGGTTTGATGATCAAACcacattttggttttcttgtcttcttttatGCATGAATCATTCTGATGGttaattattaagtttatGTTCTGATCAGCCTTGCGTATATTCACGAGGACATCGAACCAAAGATCACTCATCAAGACATAAGACC
It encodes the following:
- a CDS encoding Protein kinase superfamily protein, whose product is MQEWLEILLIHTLIDSSSLSPQRLRVMNRIISSQGSDLIKQKLSQHTSFFGIKLWILITASASIAFLLVLIISVLLCFIFHRRRCSQEPFRLRSKLCLPLSHIPLTNKQQIPYNRCGDDIESQRISQVGWSSARLSYYTRSFSSTGSFGSFNVFTFMEIKNVTDSFADDNVITKGDSSTVYRGILMGTVTVAVKRFLPRYEDKDFITKAEMIANVRHKNVVRLLGYCIEGDERVLVYEYAEKGDLHEWLHGSAGRNRPLTWRKRMKIIQGVAKGLAYIHEDIEPKITHQDIRPSKILLDYQWNPKILDVGFIGHSDIPTLIPSPGNMDEKIDVYSFGNMIMELVSGRVSVDQSSPHVRVYLVDWIKEMVANHMIVDVLDPSLPEFPTIKELKRIVLISLRCVDPELKERPKMGDVIHMLQPHDLLLNNNAIQKAQKITRSHEVSAISIRQ
- a CDS encoding Protein kinase superfamily protein (Protein kinase superfamily protein; FUNCTIONS IN: protein serine/threonine kinase activity, protein kinase activity, kinase activity, ATP binding; INVOLVED IN: protein amino acid phosphorylation; EXPRESSED IN: flower, cultured cell; EXPRESSED DURING: 4 anthesis; CONTAINS InterPro DOMAIN/s: Protein kinase, catalytic domain (InterPro:IPR000719), Serine/threonine-protein kinase domain (InterPro:IPR002290), Tyrosine-protein kinase, catalytic domain (InterPro:IPR020635), Serine/threonine-protein kinase-like domain (InterPro:IPR017442), Protein kinase-like domain (InterPro:IPR011009); BEST Arabidopsis thaliana protein match is: Protein kinase superfamily protein (TAIR:AT1G01540.2); Has 35333 Blast hits to 34131 proteins in 2444 species: Archae - 798; Bacteria - 22429; Metazoa - 974; Fungi - 991; Plants - 531; Viruses - 0; Other Eukaryotes - 9610 (source: NCBI BLink).), whose product is MQEWLEILLIHTLIDSSSLSPQRLRVMNRIISSQGSDLIKQKLSQHTSFFGIKLWILITASASIAFLLVLIISVLLCFIFHRRRCSQEPFRLRSKLCLPLSHIPLTNKQQIPYNRCGDDIESQRISQVGWSSARLSYYTRSFSSTGSFGSFNVFTFMEIKNVTDSFADDNVITKGDSSTVYRGILMGTVTVAVKRFLPSNSRYEDKDFITKAEMIANVRHKNVVRLLGYCIEGDERVLVYEYAEKGDLHEWLHGSAGRNRPLTWRKRMKIIQGVAKGLAYIHEDIEPKITHQDIRPSKILLDYQWNPKILDVGFIGHSDIPTLIPSPGNMDEKIDVYSFGNMIMELVSGRVSVDQSSPHVRVYLVDWIKEMVANHMIVDVLDPSLPEFPTIKELKRIVLISLRCVDPELKERPKMGDVIHMLQPHDLLLNNNAIQKAQKITRSHEVSAISIRQ
- a CDS encoding Protein kinase superfamily protein (Protein kinase superfamily protein; FUNCTIONS IN: protein serine/threonine kinase activity, protein kinase activity, kinase activity, ATP binding; INVOLVED IN: protein amino acid phosphorylation; EXPRESSED IN: flower, cultured cell; EXPRESSED DURING: 4 anthesis; CONTAINS InterPro DOMAIN/s: Protein kinase, catalytic domain (InterPro:IPR000719), Serine/threonine-protein kinase domain (InterPro:IPR002290), Tyrosine-protein kinase, catalytic domain (InterPro:IPR020635), Serine/threonine-protein kinase-like domain (InterPro:IPR017442), Protein kinase-like domain (InterPro:IPR011009); BEST Arabidopsis thaliana protein match is: Protein kinase superfamily protein (TAIR:AT1G01540.2); Has 56155 Blast hits to 55584 proteins in 2069 species: Archae - 54; Bacteria - 4141; Metazoa - 18125; Fungi - 3015; Plants - 25124; Viruses - 134; Other Eukaryotes - 5562 (source: NCBI BLink).), with amino-acid sequence MQEWLEILLIHTLIDSSSLSPQRLRVMNRIISSQGSDLIKQKLSQHTSFFGIKLWILITASASIAFLLVLIISVLLCFIFHRRRCSQEPFRLRSKLCLPLSHIPLTNKQQIPYNRCGDDIESQRISQVGWSSARLSYYTRSFSSTGSFGSFNVFTFMEIKNVTDSFADDNVITKGDSSTVYRGILMGTVTVAVKRFLPSNSRYEDKDFITKAEMIANVRHKNVVRLLGYCIEGDERVLVYEYAEKGDLHEWLHGSAGRNRPLTWRKRMKIIQGVAKGLAYIHEDIEPKITHQDIRPSKILLDYQWNPKILDVGFIGHSDIPTLIPSPGNMDEKIDVYSFGNMIMELVSGRVSVDQSSPHVYLVDWIKEMVANHMIVDVLDPSLPEFPTIKELKRIVLISLRCVDPELKERPKMGDVIHMLQPHDLLLNNNAIQKAQKITRSHEVSAISIRQ